Proteins encoded by one window of Arachis ipaensis cultivar K30076 chromosome B04, Araip1.1, whole genome shotgun sequence:
- the LOC107635877 gene encoding protein ALP1-like, with the protein MTQLLTSEKCCNVIRMGPEAFRQLCQKLRGTGRVKDSIRSTVEEQVAKFLYIIGHNVKTRTMSFFFHRSGETISRHFHNVLHAILSLEGEFFKQPSGEDVPYEIHNNSRFYPFFKDCIGAIDGTHSHVKVSRVEAPRFRGRKEHPTQNILAACGFDMKFTYVLAGWEGTASDSRILKDALSREHPLRIPEGKYYLGDAGFMLKPRILTPYRGVRYHLKEYSVREPQNPKELFNHRHSSLRNVIERCFGVLKKRFPIIASDTEPYYSFETMRDIFLACCILHNFLMGVDVDQSIIDAVDRELLQEQSIDRSQSNQPRDEEYRHASLLRDNIVFEMWNVYQSL; encoded by the exons ATGACACAGTTACTGACGTCTGAAAAATGCTGCAATGTCATACGTATGGGCCCTGAAGCATTTAGGCAGTTATGTCAAAAGTTAAGAGGAACTGGTAGAGTAAAGGATTCAATTCGCTCTACCGTTGAAGAGCAAGTCGCTAAATTCCTATATATTATAGGGCATAATGTGAAAACTAGAACCATGTCTTTCTTCTTCCACCGCTCAGGAGAGACAATTAGTCGTCACTTTCACAATGTCCTACATGCTATTCTGTCGTTAGAGGGAGAGTTCTTCAAGCAACCATCTGGTGAAGATGTTCCTTATGAAATACATAATAATAGTCGATTCTATCCGTTTTTTAAG GACTGCATTGGAGCCATAGATGGAACTCATAGTCATGTGAAGGTATCAAGGGTGGAAGCCCCTCGTTTTCGGGGAAGAAAAGAGCATCCAACACAAAATATTTTAGCTGCCTGTGGGTTTGATATGAAATTCACGTATGTCTTGGCTGGTTGGGAAGGAACTGCCTCTGACTCTAGAATTTTGAAAGATGCTTTAAGTAGGGAACATCCACTTCGAATACCCGAAG GAAAATATTATCTAGGCGATGCTGGATTTATGCTAAAGCCTAGGATACTAACACCATATAGAGGTGTTCGGTATCACTTGAAAGAGTATTCAGTACGTGAGCCACAAAATCCCAAAGAATTATTCAACCACCGACATTCTTCATTAAGAAATGTCATCGAAAGATGTTTCGGAGTTCTAAAGAAAAGATTCCCAATTATAGCCAGCGACACAGAACCTTATTATTCATTTGAAACTATGCGAGACATTTTTTTGGCATGTTGCATACTGCATAACTTTTTAATGGGTGTCGATGTTGATCAGTCTATAATTGATGCGGTTGATCGAGAATTGCTACAAGAACAAAGCATAGATAGATCACAATCAAATCAACCACGTGATGAGGAATATAGGCATGCATCGTTGTTAAGAGATAACATTGTATTCGAAATGTGGAATGTGTATCAATCATTATAG
- the LOC107635878 gene encoding F-box/kelch-repeat protein At3g23880-like, whose amino-acid sequence MAAVNSHNDSKTAANITNMLQSVTLTEDVFPPEIIFDILVRLPVKSLQRFRAACKLWNEMISSDRKFAKEQLRRATATITATAGRDCNRLIKYTHSYPGEPITSFMRDYSLRSLASSPGNLAGTYSEPNGPLVEGDWMHFDGDSCHGLLLLNVETAEDSLVLWNPSTGKFRTLPPIKEHPMQSCSVHTGFGYDSSTDTYKVVDVSHHGGVSIAMAHTVGTDSSWRLVPNFPNGSPRGCTKFVSGSLHWLLIQNKVTEFGEYLDYYVVVSMDMGKETFEEMVVPEKIIGDLELAVLNDWLCIVGRGSMICDVWVMKEYGNAESLTKLFSIPYQETNPPSRPSYSVMDTVSDDEILLYNKTGFVVYNHKNQTFRVPALQEFRGLSDFRVYTESLVSP is encoded by the coding sequence ATGGCGGCAGTTAACAGCCACAACGACTCTAAAACCGCCGCTAACATCACCAACATGCTCCAATCCGTCACTCTCACGGAAGACGTTTTTCCGCCGGAGATCATCTTTGATATTCTGGTGAGGCTTCCGGTGAAGTCATTGCAGCGGTTTAGGGCTGCATGCAAGCTCTGGAATGAAATGATCTCATCGGACCGCAAATTCGCGAAGGAGCAGCTCCGGCGAGCCACTGCCACCATCACCGCCACCGCCGGCCGCGACTGCAACCGCCTCATTAAGTACACCCACTCCTACCCAGGTGAACCAATCACTTCGTTTATGAGAGACTACTCTCTGAGATCCTTAGCCAGCAGCCCCGGCAACCTCGCAGGCACTTACTCTGAGCCCAACGGCCCTCTTGTCGAAGGAGACTGGATGCATTTCGACGGCGATTCTTGCCATGGCTTGCTTCTTCTTAACGTTGAGACGGCCGAAGACTCTCTGGTTCTTTGGAACCCTTCCACAGGGAAGTTCAGGACCTTGCCGCCGATTAAGGAACACCCAATGCAATCTTGTTCCGTTCACACTGGGTTCGGGTATGATTCTTCCACCGACACTTACAAGGTGGTGGATGTTTCTCACCACGGAGGAGTGAGCATTGCCATGGCTCATACCGTGGGCACGGATTCATCATGGAGACTGGTTCCGAATTTTCCTAATGGTTCCCCTCGAGGCTGCACGAAATTCGTGAGCGGAAGTCTTCACTGGTTGCTGATTCAGAACAAGGTAACGGAGTTTGGTGAGTATCTGGATTACTATGTTGTTGTTTCTATGGACATGGGAAAGGAGACGTTTGAGGAAATGGTGGTGCCGGAGAAAATTATCGGGGATCTGGAGTTGGCGGTGTTGAATGATTGGTTGTGCATCGTTGGTCGTGGATCCATGATTTGTGATGTTTGGGTTATGAAGGAGTATGGAAATGCAGAATCTTTGACTAAGTTGTTCAGTATTCCCTACCAAGAAACAAATCCTCCTTCTCGTCCCTCGTATAGTGTTATGGACACTGTTTCTGATGATGAGATACTGCTTTACAACAAGACAGGCTTTGTTGTCTACAATCACAAGAACCAAACTTTTAGGGTTCCTGCGCTTCAAGAATTCCGTGGTCTTAGCGATTTCAGGGTCTATACTGAGAGTTTGGTGTCACCCTGA
- the LOC107638561 gene encoding protein ABCI12, chloroplastic produces the protein MHYENWGIPRIELGTSRTQSENHTTRPNAHLMFIALFNFSLASNHAAKKQVYYWRSVESVPFPLENQSQPLTHSVMFMYSNHATATFYFPSTFFPLPTTIASIPKTFLPTLSSPKPLFSLRTPTPIPIRAAASSNSADNTGNANWTKWVPAGSLAADKVLRLIAGATASPIGQFVSSPTTFLHSIDPRVKLVWLLALVILPARSHIIMRFGLVAYLTLISVWVLPREVWMDQLGRVYLLSGLLFITLGLGADGVPPLVQLRTPTPALMGLPNLPVSLTGYSYVITKLGPLTFTRKGLSIASTAACLTFMVFQSASLCLTTTTPEQLAFALRWFLLPLKYIGVSVSEIVLTLLLSLRFISLVFDEVRNIALGIVSRRVNWKQLSTMETIDIFFNYFRRIFKNIFSHAEQISQAMIVRGFKGDSGDHKLYFLAESSFGMADIVCLLFLAIIIGAAFLSEYYLV, from the exons ATGCATTATGAAAATTGGGGCATTCCGAGAATCGAACTCGGGACCTCTCGCACCCAAAGCGAGAATCATACCACTAGACCAAATGCCCACTTGATGTTCATTGCATTATTCAATTTTTCTTTGGCTTCTAATCACGCTGCAAAGAAACAAGTATATTACTGGCGTTCTGTTGAATCTGTTCCATTCCCGCTAGAAAATCAATCGCAACCTCTCACTCACTCTGTCATGTTCATGTACTCCAACCATGCCACTGCCACCTTCTATTTCCCCTCCACTTTCTTCCCACTCCCAACCACCATAGCCTCCATTCCCAAAACCTTCTTACCAACACTTTCCTCACCAAAACCCCTCTTCTCTCTCAGAACCCCTACGCCTATTCCAATCAGGGCTGCTGCTTCATCAAACAGCGCCGACAATACCGGTAACGCAAACTGGACCAAGTGGGTCCCTGCCGGTTCCCTCGCAGCCGATAAGGTCCTCAGGTTGATTGCCGGCGCCACCGCCAGTCCCATTGGCCAGTTCGTGTCCTCGCCCACTACCTTTCTTCACTCCATCGATCCTAGAGTCAAATTG GTATGGCTTTTAGCTCTGGTTATTCTTCCGGCAAGGTCACATATAATTATGCGATTTGGATTAGTAGCATACTTGACTCTGATTTCAGTTTGGGTTCTGCCAAGAGAAGTTTGGATG GATCAATTGGGGAGAGTTTATTTGCTATCAGGATTGTTATTCATAACATTAGGGCTAGGTGCAGATGGTGTGCCCCCACTTGTTCAGTTGAGAACTCCAACACCTGCATTGATGGGGCTTCCTAATCTTCCTGTATCATTGACAGGTTATTCGTATGTAATCACCAAGTTAGGTCCATTAACCTTTACAAGGAAAGGCTTATCCATAGCAAGCACTGCTGCCTGTTTGACTTTTATG GTATTTCAAAGTGCTAGTCTCTGCCTCACAACTACGACCCCTGAACAACTAGCATTTGCATTGCGATGGTTTTTGCTCCCTCTGAAATATATAGGTGTCTCTGTGTCAGAAATTGTGCTTACCCTTTTACTGTCATTGAGATTCATCAGTCTAGTTTTTGATGAG GTTCGAAACATTGCTTTAGGGATTGTATCTCGCAGGGTAAATTGGAAACAATTGAGTACTATGGAGACAATTGATA TCTTCTTTAACTACTTCCGGCGaatcttcaaaaatattttcagccATGCAGAACAAATTTCTCAG GCTATGATAGTCAGAGGTTTTAAAGGGGACAGTGGTGATCATAAACTCTACTTCTTGGCAGAATCATCTTTTGGAATGGCAGATATTGTATGCTTGTTGTTCTTGGCAATTATCATTGGAGCTGCTTTTCTATCTGAGTACTACCTTGTGTGA
- the LOC107638560 gene encoding glutamine synthetase leaf isozyme, chloroplastic gives MAQILAPSTQWQMRITKPSQNASPITSKMWSSLVLRPNKKVGATSSAKFRVMAIKSDNSTINRLEQLLNLDVSPYTDKIIAEYIWIGGTGIDVRSKSRTIPRPVEHPSELPKWNYDGSSTGQAPGEDSEVILYPQAIFKDPFRGGNNILVICDSYTPQGEPIPTNKRHKAAEIFSNPKVQAEVPWYGIEQEYTLLQTNVKWPLGWPTGGYPGPQGPYYCGAGADKSFGRDISDAHYKACLYAGINISGTNGEVMPGQWEYQVGPSVGIEAGDHIWCSRYILERITEQAGVVLSLDPKPIEGDWNGAGCHTNYSTKSMREDGGFEVIKKAILNLSLRHVDHISAYGEGNERRLTGKHETASIDTFSWGVANRGCSIRVGRDTEKNGKGYLEDRRPASNMDPYVVTGLLAETTLLWEPTLEAEALAAQKLALKV, from the exons ATGGCACAGATTTTGGCACCCTCTACACAATGGCAGATGAGAATCACAAAACCCTCACAAAATGCAAGCCCAATTACTTCAAAAATGTGGAGTTCTTTAGTGTTGAGACCAAACAAGAAAGTTGGTGCTACCAGCTCTGCCAAATTTAGAGTGATGGCAATTAAGTCCGATAACAGCACAATCAACAGGCTAGAGCAGCTACTTAATTTGGATGTATCGCCATACACTGACAAGATCATTGCTGAATACATTTg GATTGGTGGAACAGGAATCGATGTGCGCAGTAAATCAAGA ACAATTCCAAGGCCGGTTGAACATCCTTCAGAGCTCCCTAAGTGGAACTATGACGGATCTAGCACTGGACAGGCACCTGGTGAAGACAGTGAAGTAATCTTATA TCCTCAAGCAATTTTCAAAGATCCTTTCCGTGGTGGTAACAATATTTTG GTAATTTGCGATTCCTACACACCACAAGGTGAGCCTATCCCTACAAACAAGAGACATAAAGCTGCCGAAATTTTCAGTAACCCAAAGGTCCAAGCTGAAGTTCCATG GTATGGAATAGAGCAAGAGTACACCTTACTTCAAACAAATGTGAAATGGCCTCTAGGTTGGCCTACTGGTGGCTACCCTGGCCCTCAG GGTCCATATTACTGTGGTGCTGGGGCTGACAAGTCATTCGGACGCGATATATCCGATGCTCATTACAAGGCTTGCTTATATGCCGGAATTAACATCAGTGGTACCAATGGGGAAGTTATGCCTGGACAG TGGGAGTACCAAGTTGGTCCTAGTGTTGGTATTGAAGCTGGTGATCATATCTGGTGTTCAAGGTACATCCTTGAG AGGATTACTGAACAAGCTGGCGTTGTTCTCTCTCTTGATCCAAAACCAATTGAG GGTGACTGGAATGGTGCTGGTTGCCACACCAATTACAG TACAAAGAGCATGAGGGAAGATGGAGGCTTCGAGGTGATAAAGAAGGCGATTTTGAATCTATCGCTTCGCCATGTGGATCACATTAGCGCATATGGAGAAGGAAATGAGAGAAGGTTGACAGGAAAGCATGAAACAGCCAGCATAGACACATTCTCTTGG GGAGTCGCTAACCGTGGTTGCTCAATCCGTGTGGGAAGAGACACAGAAAAGAATGGCAAAG GTTACTTGGAAGACAGGCGCCCGGCTTCAAACATGGATCCATATGTTGTGACAGGATTACTTGCAGAGACTACTCTCCTGTGGGAGCCAACTCTGGAGGCTGAAGCTCTTGCAGCTCAGAAGTTAGCATTAAAGGTCTAA